A genomic window from Dehalococcoidia bacterium includes:
- a CDS encoding fumarate hydratase has product MTVRTDAIPHEAVYQAAYEVNRRAAIVVPKDGLVAYQRALQRETKPLAKFILAQILQNYHLAIAEGRAMCADTGLPRYYVKIGNEARVQGGFVALERALRQAVADVTRAVPLRANRVHPLTRANPGTNAGVFAPDVEYSFEPDAHWIDITAVHKGGLFNTDYRMLFPGDGIEGIKRFFLDNLAEFARRGLSCPPVTVGIGIGGNPDQALRLAQEAACLRVQGDRHPDPAVARLEEELTELGNRTGFGVMGVGGDVTVLDVHVEIAYTHTGGTPVGITQFCHAYRRATARLYPDGRIEYRDDPQWFTPYYRREGIG; this is encoded by the coding sequence ATGACCGTCCGCACCGACGCCATTCCCCACGAGGCCGTGTACCAGGCGGCTTATGAGGTCAATCGCCGTGCCGCCATTGTGGTTCCGAAAGATGGGCTTGTGGCTTATCAGCGAGCGCTGCAGCGGGAAACCAAGCCCCTAGCCAAGTTCATCCTGGCCCAAATTCTGCAGAACTACCACCTGGCCATTGCCGAAGGGCGCGCCATGTGCGCCGACACGGGCCTCCCGCGCTATTATGTCAAAATCGGTAACGAGGCACGTGTGCAAGGGGGGTTTGTGGCCCTGGAACGGGCGTTGCGCCAGGCCGTTGCGGATGTAACCCGCGCCGTCCCCCTGCGGGCCAACCGTGTGCACCCCCTGACCCGCGCCAATCCCGGCACCAACGCCGGCGTGTTTGCCCCCGATGTGGAATACTCCTTTGAGCCTGACGCCCACTGGATAGACATCACGGCTGTGCACAAGGGCGGGCTTTTCAATACCGACTACCGCATGCTCTTCCCGGGGGATGGGATAGAGGGTATCAAGCGTTTCTTCCTAGATAACCTGGCCGAGTTTGCTCGGCGGGGCCTCTCCTGCCCGCCCGTAACAGTGGGCATCGGCATTGGGGGCAATCCCGACCAGGCCCTGCGCCTGGCGCAAGAGGCGGCGTGCCTGCGGGTGCAAGGCGACCGCCACCCCGACCCCGCCGTGGCCCGCTTGGAGGAGGAGCTGACGGAACTGGGCAACCGCACGGGCTTCGGAGTGATGGGCGTGGGGGGCGATGTAACGGTGCTGGATGTGCACGTGGAGATTGCCTACACCCACACGGGGGGCACACCGGTGGGCATTACCCAGTTCTGCCACGCCTACCGTCGGGCCACGGCGCGCCTGTATCCGGACGGACGCATAGAGTACCGCGACGATCCCCAGTGGTTCACCCCCTATTATCGGCGTGAGGGAATTGGGTGA
- a CDS encoding bifunctional riboflavin kinase/FAD synthetase, with amino-acid sequence MRWQEELASARKIGPSAVSIGVFDGVHLGHQHLLSTLCAEARSRGLHSVVVTFRNHPRLFLNPHHPFPLLTTADERVALLEHQGVEAVLPLTFDAHLARVSAEEFLRALVEQVRMRLLVAGPDFALGYHRQGTLPVVQALGQRLDFSVVVVSPYLLHGRVVSSSAIRQAILEGQVAEAGRMLGRPFALVGIVRPGAGRGRRLGFPTANLAVDSSMAIPANGIYATWAVWGGRRWPSATSIGVRPTFGGGERTIETYILDFQGDLYGQRLRLEFVHRLRDEQAFPTVQALVEQMTRDIATVRALLSTPSPV; translated from the coding sequence ATGCGCTGGCAGGAGGAACTGGCATCAGCGAGGAAGATTGGCCCCAGTGCTGTGAGCATAGGGGTCTTTGACGGGGTGCACCTTGGACATCAGCATCTGCTGTCCACCCTGTGCGCCGAAGCCCGGAGCCGAGGCCTGCACAGCGTGGTGGTAACCTTTCGGAATCATCCCCGCCTTTTTCTGAACCCTCATCACCCCTTCCCCCTGCTCACCACCGCCGACGAGCGGGTAGCCCTTCTGGAGCACCAAGGCGTTGAAGCCGTCCTCCCCCTTACCTTCGATGCCCATTTAGCGCGGGTCTCGGCTGAAGAGTTCTTGCGCGCCCTAGTGGAGCAGGTGAGGATGCGTCTGTTGGTGGCAGGCCCGGACTTCGCCTTGGGCTACCATCGTCAGGGCACTCTGCCTGTGGTGCAGGCTTTGGGCCAGCGGCTGGACTTTAGCGTGGTGGTGGTGTCCCCCTATCTGCTGCACGGGCGCGTGGTGAGCAGTTCGGCTATCCGCCAGGCCATCCTGGAGGGACAGGTAGCGGAGGCGGGGCGCATGCTGGGCCGTCCTTTCGCCCTCGTGGGCATTGTGCGTCCCGGCGCCGGGCGCGGGCGTCGCCTGGGCTTCCCCACTGCCAACCTGGCGGTGGATTCTTCCATGGCCATCCCTGCCAATGGTATCTACGCCACATGGGCCGTGTGGGGGGGCAGGCGCTGGCCGTCAGCCACCTCCATCGGCGTCCGCCCCACCTTCGGCGGGGGTGAGCGCACGATTGAGACCTACATCCTAGACTTCCAGGGCGACCTCTATGGCCAACGCCTGCGCCTGGAGTTTGTCCATCGCCTGCGGGACGAGCAGGCCTTCCCCACTGTCCAGGCCTTAGTGGAGCAAATGACCCGCGACATCGCCACCGTGCGTGCCCTGCTGAGCACCCCCTCTCCGGTGTAG
- the ltaE gene encoding low-specificity L-threonine aldolase encodes MQPIDLRSDTVTLPTPEMRQAMAAAEVGDDVWGEDPTVNRLEAMAAERLGKEAALFTASGTMSNLLAVLTWCRRGDEIIVGDQSHMFLNEVGGASALGGVAYHPVPNDERGRLNPGDVERAIRAENIHFPRTGLVCLENTHNRCGGAVLSPEDTQAVADVAHRRDIPVHLDGARLFNAAVYLKVPPAALARDVDSVCFCLSKGLACPVGSLLCGSKEFIKEARRWRKAVGGGMRQVGILAAAGIVALEKMVDRLAEDHENARSLGKGLAGIPGIRLDPERVQTNIVIFRWTGGPVQEFLSRLAQKGVLASYMGGDQVRMVTHYGITAEDIARAVRLVEEVAESFVRVRA; translated from the coding sequence GTGCAACCTATTGACCTGCGCAGTGATACGGTAACTTTGCCCACGCCCGAGATGCGCCAGGCTATGGCCGCAGCGGAGGTGGGGGACGATGTGTGGGGGGAAGACCCCACCGTTAACCGCTTGGAGGCTATGGCCGCCGAGCGCCTGGGCAAGGAAGCGGCCCTTTTTACAGCCAGCGGGACCATGAGCAACCTGCTGGCGGTGCTGACCTGGTGCCGCCGAGGGGATGAGATCATTGTGGGCGACCAGTCCCACATGTTTCTGAACGAGGTGGGCGGAGCCTCGGCTTTGGGGGGTGTGGCCTACCATCCTGTCCCCAACGACGAGCGGGGGCGTCTGAACCCCGGCGATGTGGAGCGGGCTATCCGCGCCGAAAACATCCATTTCCCCCGCACGGGGTTGGTGTGCCTGGAGAACACGCATAACCGCTGTGGCGGGGCGGTGCTCTCCCCCGAGGATACGCAAGCCGTGGCCGATGTGGCCCATCGCCGGGATATCCCCGTGCACCTGGACGGGGCGCGCCTGTTCAACGCTGCGGTGTATCTGAAGGTGCCCCCTGCCGCTCTGGCGCGGGATGTGGACTCGGTCTGTTTCTGTCTGTCCAAGGGGTTGGCGTGTCCCGTGGGCTCCCTTTTGTGTGGAAGCAAGGAGTTTATCAAGGAGGCCCGCCGTTGGCGCAAGGCAGTGGGGGGAGGCATGCGCCAGGTGGGGATTCTGGCGGCGGCGGGTATCGTCGCTCTGGAGAAGATGGTGGACCGCCTAGCAGAGGACCACGAGAACGCCCGAAGCTTGGGCAAGGGGTTGGCGGGTATCCCGGGCATTCGCCTGGACCCCGAGCGGGTGCAGACCAATATCGTCATCTTCCGTTGGACGGGGGGGCCGGTCCAAGAGTTCCTGTCGCGCTTGGCCCAGAAAGGGGTGTTGGCGTCCTATATGGGCGGGGATCAGGTGCGTATGGTAACCCATTACGGCATCACAGCAGAGGACATTGCCCGCGCGGTGCGCCTGGTGGAGGAGGTGGCCGAAAGTTTTGTGCGCGTGCGGGCGTAG
- a CDS encoding XRE family transcriptional regulator yields the protein MALKHPFRWANPAVLGWARTRLNLQPTQVERLSEKMGRGFTKISAERLLSWEQGQDEPTLADLETLAYIYECPLGYFFLPNPPEERLPLDFRGLDSSKLLGLSPETHIALRRFVSIADWVGDVIRRLEIPWEVRINEVRLTDFVDDVAQKERTRLGFDAKLRYQWGDAHTAFQWWRLAVESLGVFVFTMRLPPKEVRGASIWSPPNPPAILVNSEDVEAATGRLFTLLHEYAHLLIRRQGVVCDTKGLGESEPVEKFANRLAARILLQQDEFKAHLQQLNLFSFRSRWGDALLDEIRKPFFVSKDVVAIYLEEMGLAPEGFYQQKRQQWEKRGPGRGGYAGKPPPKRNERKLRELGFSFARILSSEFADEIPILELAEVLDMKVEHVQEFKEWLKEQAPVRRI from the coding sequence ATGGCTTTGAAACACCCTTTCCGTTGGGCAAATCCCGCAGTTCTCGGATGGGCACGAACGCGCCTGAACCTGCAGCCCACGCAGGTGGAACGTTTGTCTGAAAAAATGGGGCGCGGATTTACAAAAATTTCTGCGGAACGGCTCTTGTCTTGGGAACAAGGGCAAGACGAGCCGACCTTGGCCGATTTAGAGACATTGGCTTATATCTACGAGTGTCCGTTAGGTTACTTCTTTTTACCCAATCCCCCAGAGGAACGACTGCCACTAGACTTCCGGGGACTAGACTCAAGTAAGTTACTTGGTTTGAGCCCTGAAACACATATTGCTTTACGCCGTTTCGTCTCTATTGCTGATTGGGTCGGTGACGTCATTAGACGGCTGGAAATCCCTTGGGAAGTTCGAATAAATGAAGTTCGTTTGACTGACTTTGTGGATGATGTAGCGCAAAAGGAACGCACACGATTAGGTTTTGACGCAAAACTCCGTTATCAGTGGGGCGATGCTCATACGGCTTTCCAGTGGTGGAGGCTCGCCGTGGAATCCCTTGGAGTGTTCGTATTTACCATGCGGTTGCCGCCCAAGGAGGTGCGCGGAGCCTCAATTTGGTCGCCTCCTAATCCGCCCGCTATTCTGGTGAATAGTGAGGATGTTGAGGCTGCTACGGGGCGTCTCTTTACCCTACTCCACGAATACGCCCATCTCCTTATCCGTCGCCAGGGCGTGGTCTGTGACACGAAAGGCCTTGGTGAGAGTGAACCGGTTGAAAAGTTTGCTAACCGCTTAGCCGCTCGCATCCTTTTGCAACAAGACGAATTCAAGGCACACTTACAGCAGTTAAACCTTTTCTCTTTTCGCTCCCGCTGGGGTGATGCGTTACTGGACGAGATACGCAAACCCTTTTTTGTCAGTAAAGATGTGGTGGCTATTTACCTGGAAGAGATGGGCTTGGCCCCAGAGGGCTTCTACCAACAGAAACGACAGCAATGGGAAAAGCGCGGTCCTGGACGCGGAGGCTATGCTGGCAAACCACCTCCCAAACGCAACGAGCGCAAACTTCGTGAATTGGGTTTCTCCTTTGCGCGTATCCTATCATCCGAATTCGCTGACGAAATACCAATCCTCGAACTCGCCGAGGTTCTAGATATGAAAGTGGAACACGTACAGGAGTTTAAGGAGTGGCTGAAGGAGCAAGCCCCCGTTCGCCGCATTTGA
- the tyrS gene encoding tyrosine--tRNA ligase, translating into MLDAQTLHRITKRAVAEIIDEKEFIALLQEGKPLRLKMGFDPSRPDIHLGHVVGLRKLRQLQDLGHQVILIVGDWTAQIGDPSGQSATRPMLTHEEVVRNAESYMRQFFKVVDRARTQAVWQSEWFGKFTLADVIRLTSKFTVAQLLHRDDFWKRWEAERPIALTELLYPLLQAYDSVAIRADVEFGGTDQKFNLLVGRQLQGMVGQRPQQCFLVPLLVGTDGVQKMSKSLNNYIGVEEPPREQFGKIMSLPDALIIPYFELLTDVPDQEITEMRHALERQEVNPMLLKKRLGREIVTQFWGPDAAREAQTWFETVFQRREVPADIPTIPFRQEGGQWVFFTPGGVHRLPAVNGEVETADLLYALGLAPSKSQAKRLLAQGSVEVEGVKTTAERLPLRDGTVLRVGKRRFARLVLHRS; encoded by the coding sequence ATGCTGGACGCACAGACCTTGCACCGCATCACCAAACGGGCCGTCGCCGAGATCATTGATGAGAAGGAGTTTATCGCCCTCCTGCAGGAGGGGAAACCCCTGCGTTTGAAGATGGGGTTTGACCCCTCCCGCCCCGACATCCACCTGGGGCATGTGGTGGGCTTGCGCAAACTGCGCCAACTGCAAGACCTGGGGCACCAGGTCATCCTCATCGTGGGGGACTGGACAGCCCAGATCGGCGACCCCAGCGGTCAATCGGCCACCCGCCCCATGCTCACCCACGAAGAGGTGGTGCGCAACGCCGAATCCTACATGCGTCAGTTCTTTAAGGTGGTAGACAGGGCCCGCACCCAGGCGGTGTGGCAAAGCGAGTGGTTTGGCAAGTTCACCCTCGCCGATGTGATTCGCCTTACCAGCAAGTTCACCGTGGCACAACTTTTGCACCGGGATGACTTTTGGAAGCGCTGGGAGGCGGAGCGCCCCATCGCCCTCACCGAACTGCTTTACCCCCTCCTGCAGGCCTACGACTCGGTGGCCATCCGCGCCGATGTGGAGTTCGGGGGCACAGATCAGAAGTTCAACCTGCTGGTGGGGCGACAACTCCAGGGCATGGTGGGCCAGCGCCCTCAGCAGTGTTTCCTGGTGCCCCTCCTGGTGGGCACCGACGGCGTTCAGAAGATGAGCAAAAGCCTCAACAATTACATCGGGGTGGAGGAGCCTCCCCGGGAACAGTTTGGCAAGATTATGTCTTTGCCCGATGCCCTCATTATCCCCTATTTCGAGCTGCTCACGGATGTGCCCGACCAGGAGATCACCGAGATGCGCCACGCCCTGGAGCGCCAAGAGGTCAACCCCATGCTCCTCAAGAAGCGCCTTGGGCGAGAGATCGTAACCCAGTTCTGGGGCCCCGACGCCGCTCGGGAGGCCCAGACCTGGTTTGAAACGGTTTTTCAACGGCGGGAGGTGCCGGCGGACATCCCAACCATCCCCTTCCGCCAGGAGGGTGGGCAGTGGGTGTTCTTCACGCCGGGCGGTGTGCACCGCCTGCCCGCCGTTAACGGCGAGGTGGAGACAGCAGACCTGTTGTATGCCCTGGGGCTGGCCCCCAGCAAAAGCCAGGCCAAGCGCCTGCTGGCGCAAGGCTCGGTGGAAGTGGAGGGGGTGAAGACCACCGCCGAGCGCCTGCCCTTGCGGGATGGCACCGTCCTGCGGGTGGGCAAGCGGCGCTTCGCTCGCCTGGTGCTCCACCGTTCCTAA